From Streptomyces sp. TLI_053, a single genomic window includes:
- a CDS encoding pitrilysin family protein produces MLRRIAFYGGTPVALASAATQRPGTTRTLLKGADGAGTVRRTVLPGGLRVVTETLPTVRSATFGIWVGVGSRDETPQLNGATHYLEHLLFKGTERRSALDISAALDAVGGEMNAFTAKENTCYYARVLDTDLPLAIDVVCDMLTGSLIRPEDVEAERGVILEEMAMAEDDPGDVVHDLFAKVIFGSGPLGRPILGTQETVRALTRDQIANFFHRRYRPEHLVIAAAGNLDHRKVVRQVERAFAPLLAKSEAAPAEARRGVKAVRTAGRVEVLNRSTEQAHLVLGVPGVPRHDERRWAMGVLNAALGGGMSSRLFQEVREKRGLAYSVYSYSSSYADSGLFGIYAGCQPKRVEEVLRICREELAKVVAEGITEEELRRAIGQISGSTVLGMEDTGSLMNRIGKAELSYGHHLSVDDMLARIAAVTLDDVHEVARDVLGAYRPSLALIGPITDKRAAKLADLLA; encoded by the coding sequence ATGCTTCGACGGATTGCTTTCTACGGAGGTACCCCCGTGGCTCTGGCCTCGGCGGCGACGCAGCGCCCCGGCACGACCCGAACCCTGCTGAAGGGCGCGGACGGTGCCGGAACCGTGCGCCGCACCGTCCTTCCCGGCGGCCTGCGCGTCGTCACCGAGACCCTGCCGACGGTGCGCTCCGCGACCTTCGGCATCTGGGTCGGAGTCGGTTCCCGGGACGAGACCCCCCAGCTCAACGGTGCTACGCACTACCTGGAGCACCTGCTCTTCAAGGGCACCGAGCGGCGCAGCGCGCTGGACATCTCGGCCGCCCTGGACGCGGTCGGCGGTGAGATGAACGCCTTCACCGCCAAGGAGAACACCTGCTACTACGCGCGGGTGCTCGACACCGACCTGCCGCTGGCCATCGACGTGGTCTGCGACATGCTCACCGGCTCGCTGATCCGCCCCGAGGACGTCGAGGCCGAACGCGGCGTCATCCTCGAGGAGATGGCGATGGCCGAGGACGACCCGGGCGACGTCGTGCACGACCTCTTCGCCAAGGTGATCTTCGGCAGCGGCCCGCTCGGCCGCCCGATCCTCGGCACCCAGGAGACCGTCCGGGCGCTCACCCGCGACCAGATCGCGAACTTCTTCCACCGCCGCTACCGGCCCGAGCACCTCGTGATCGCGGCGGCCGGCAACCTGGACCACCGCAAGGTCGTCCGCCAGGTCGAGCGGGCCTTCGCACCGCTGCTCGCCAAGTCCGAGGCCGCCCCCGCCGAGGCCCGCCGCGGCGTCAAGGCGGTGCGCACCGCCGGCCGGGTCGAGGTGCTCAACCGCTCCACCGAGCAGGCCCACCTGGTGCTGGGCGTGCCCGGGGTGCCGCGGCACGACGAGCGCCGCTGGGCGATGGGCGTGCTCAACGCGGCCCTCGGCGGCGGGATGAGCTCGCGGCTGTTCCAGGAGGTGCGGGAGAAGCGCGGCCTGGCGTACTCGGTGTACTCCTACTCCTCCTCGTACGCCGACAGCGGCCTGTTCGGCATCTACGCCGGCTGCCAGCCCAAGCGGGTCGAGGAGGTGCTGCGGATCTGCCGCGAGGAGCTCGCCAAGGTGGTCGCCGAGGGCATCACCGAGGAGGAGCTGCGGCGGGCGATCGGCCAGATCTCCGGCTCCACCGTGCTCGGCATGGAGGACACCGGCTCGCTGATGAACCGGATCGGCAAGGCCGAGCTGAGCTACGGCCACCACCTCTCGGTGGACGACATGCTGGCGCGGATAGCCGCGGTGACCCTGGACGACGTGCACGAGGTCGCCCGTGATGTGCTGGGGGCGTACCGGCCCTCGCTCGCGCTGATCGGCCCGATCACCGACAAGCGGGCCGCCAAGCTGGCCGACCTGCTGGCCTGA
- a CDS encoding polyribonucleotide nucleotidyltransferase codes for MEENVFYAEAVIDNGSFGTRTIRFETGRLARQAAGSAVAYLDDDTMVLSATSASKQPKEHFDFFPLTVDVEERMYAAGRIPGSFFRREGRPSEDAILTCRLIDRPLRPSFVKGLRNEIQVVVTVMALNPDHLYDVVAINAASASTQLAGLPFSGPIGGVRVALINGQWVAFPTHSELESAVFDMVVAGRVLPDGDVAIMMVEAEATDKTIKLVEGGADAPTEEIVAAGLDAAKPFIKVLCAAQAQLAAQAAKPTGEFPVFLDYQDDVLAALTAAVKDELAQALTIAGKQERNNELDRVKALAAEKLLPEFEGREKEISAAYNALTKKTVRERVIKDKVRIDGRGVTDIRTLAAEVEAIPRVHGSALFERGETQILGVTTLNMLRMEQQLDTLSPETRRRYMHNYNFPPYSVGETGRVGSPKRREIGHGALAERAILPVLPSREDFPYAIRQVSEALGSNGSTSMGSVCASTMSLLNAGVPLKAAVAGIAMGLISQEIDGETHYVTLTDILGAEDAYGDMDFKVAGTRNFITALQLDTKLNGIPASVLAAALKQARDARLHILDVMNEAIDSPDEMSPNAPRIITIKIPVDKIGEVIGPKGKMINQIQEDTGAEITIEDDGTIYIGAADGPAAEAARTTINQIANPTMPEVGERYLGTVVKTTTFGAFVSLMPGKDGLLHISQIRKLAGGKRVENVEDILGVGAKVQVEIAEIDPRGKLSLIPVVEGEENGEAASE; via the coding sequence GTGGAAGAGAACGTGTTCTACGCCGAGGCCGTGATCGACAACGGTTCCTTCGGCACCCGTACCATCCGCTTCGAGACCGGCCGTCTGGCCCGTCAGGCCGCCGGCTCCGCCGTGGCCTACCTGGACGACGACACCATGGTGCTGTCGGCCACCAGCGCGTCCAAGCAGCCGAAGGAGCACTTCGACTTCTTCCCGCTGACCGTGGACGTCGAGGAGCGGATGTACGCCGCGGGCCGGATCCCCGGCTCGTTCTTCCGTCGCGAGGGCCGGCCCTCCGAGGACGCGATCCTCACCTGCCGCCTGATCGACCGCCCGCTGCGCCCGTCCTTCGTCAAGGGCCTGCGCAACGAGATCCAGGTCGTCGTCACCGTGATGGCGCTCAACCCGGACCACCTGTACGACGTGGTGGCCATCAACGCCGCCTCCGCCTCCACCCAGCTGGCGGGCCTGCCGTTCTCCGGCCCGATCGGTGGCGTCCGCGTCGCGCTGATCAACGGCCAGTGGGTGGCCTTCCCGACCCACAGCGAGCTGGAGTCGGCCGTCTTCGACATGGTCGTCGCCGGTCGCGTCCTGCCGGACGGCGACGTCGCGATCATGATGGTCGAGGCCGAGGCCACCGACAAGACCATCAAGCTGGTCGAGGGTGGCGCCGACGCGCCGACCGAGGAGATCGTCGCCGCCGGTCTGGACGCCGCCAAGCCGTTCATCAAGGTCCTCTGCGCCGCCCAGGCCCAGCTGGCCGCCCAGGCCGCGAAGCCGACCGGCGAGTTCCCGGTCTTCCTGGACTACCAGGACGACGTGCTCGCCGCGCTGACCGCCGCCGTCAAGGACGAGCTGGCGCAGGCCCTCACCATCGCGGGCAAGCAGGAGCGCAACAACGAGCTGGACCGCGTCAAGGCGCTGGCCGCCGAGAAGCTGCTGCCCGAGTTCGAGGGCCGCGAGAAGGAGATCAGCGCCGCCTACAACGCGCTGACCAAGAAGACCGTCCGCGAGCGCGTCATCAAGGACAAGGTCCGCATCGACGGCCGCGGTGTCACCGACATCCGCACCCTGGCCGCCGAGGTCGAGGCCATCCCGCGGGTGCACGGTTCGGCCCTGTTCGAGCGCGGCGAGACCCAGATCCTGGGTGTCACCACGCTGAACATGCTCCGCATGGAGCAGCAGCTCGACACGCTCTCCCCGGAGACGCGTCGCCGCTACATGCACAACTACAACTTCCCGCCGTACTCGGTCGGCGAGACCGGCCGCGTCGGTTCGCCGAAGCGCCGCGAGATCGGCCACGGCGCGCTCGCCGAGCGGGCGATCCTGCCGGTGCTGCCCTCCCGCGAGGACTTCCCGTACGCCATCCGCCAGGTCTCCGAGGCGCTCGGCTCCAACGGCTCCACCTCGATGGGCTCGGTCTGCGCCTCGACCATGTCGCTGCTGAACGCCGGTGTGCCGCTGAAGGCCGCCGTCGCCGGTATCGCCATGGGTCTGATCTCGCAGGAGATCGACGGCGAGACCCACTACGTGACCCTCACCGACATCCTCGGTGCCGAGGACGCGTACGGCGACATGGACTTCAAGGTCGCCGGTACCCGCAACTTCATCACCGCGCTGCAGCTGGACACCAAGCTCAACGGCATCCCGGCGTCGGTGCTGGCCGCCGCGCTGAAGCAGGCCCGCGACGCCCGCCTGCACATCCTCGACGTGATGAACGAGGCCATCGACTCCCCGGACGAGATGTCGCCGAACGCGCCGCGCATCATCACCATCAAGATCCCGGTGGACAAGATCGGTGAGGTCATCGGCCCCAAGGGCAAGATGATCAACCAGATCCAGGAGGACACCGGCGCCGAGATCACGATCGAGGACGACGGCACCATCTACATCGGTGCCGCCGACGGCCCGGCCGCCGAGGCCGCCCGCACCACGATCAACCAGATCGCCAACCCGACCATGCCGGAGGTCGGCGAGCGCTACCTGGGCACCGTGGTCAAGACCACGACCTTCGGTGCCTTCGTCTCGCTCATGCCGGGCAAGGACGGTCTGCTGCACATCTCGCAGATCCGCAAGCTCGCCGGTGGCAAGCGCGTGGAGAACGTCGAGGACATCCTCGGCGTCGGCGCCAAGGTGCAGGTCGAGATCGCCGAGATCGACCCGCGCGGCAAGCTCTCGCTGATCCCGGTCGTCGAGGGCGAGGAGAACGGCGAGGCCGCTTCCGAGTGA
- the rpsO gene encoding 30S ribosomal protein S15, giving the protein MALASDIKKQIIAEFGQKEGDTGSPEVQVAMLSRRISDLTEHLKAHKHDHHSRRGLLILVGQRRRLLQYLAKKDIERFRTLVDRLGIRRGAAGGAR; this is encoded by the coding sequence GTGGCTCTCGCCTCTGACATCAAGAAGCAGATCATCGCCGAGTTCGGCCAGAAGGAGGGCGACACCGGCTCCCCCGAGGTCCAGGTCGCCATGCTCTCCCGCCGCATCTCGGACCTGACCGAGCACCTCAAGGCCCACAAGCACGACCACCACTCGCGTCGTGGCCTGCTGATCCTGGTCGGCCAGCGTCGCCGTCTGCTGCAGTACCTGGCCAAGAAGGACATCGAGCGTTTCCGTACGCTCGTCGACCGCCTGGGCATCCGCCGCGGTGCCGCCGGCGGCGCCCGCTGA
- the dapA gene encoding 4-hydroxy-tetrahydrodipicolinate synthase, whose product MAPTSTPQTPFGRVLTAMVTPFTADGGLDLDGAQRLAAHLVDSGNDGLVVNGTTGESPTTTDAEKAQLVRAVVEAVGDRAHVVAGVGTNDTHHSVELARQAAAAGAHGLLSVTPYYSKPPQEGLYRHTVRIADATELPVMLYDIPGRSGVALSHETLVRLGEHPRIVANKDAKGDLGAASWAIARSGLAWYSGDDILNLPLLSVGAVGVVSVVGHVVAGELRTMVEAHLAGDVAKATAVHQRLLPVFTGIFRTQGVILTKAALDLRGLPAGPLRLPLIGATPEEIAQLKKDLADGGVDL is encoded by the coding sequence ATGGCTCCGACCTCCACCCCCCAGACGCCCTTCGGCCGGGTCCTGACCGCGATGGTGACACCGTTCACCGCCGACGGCGGCCTCGACCTCGACGGCGCCCAGCGCCTCGCCGCGCACCTCGTCGACTCCGGCAACGACGGCCTCGTCGTCAACGGCACCACCGGCGAGTCCCCGACCACCACTGACGCCGAGAAGGCCCAGCTCGTCCGCGCCGTGGTGGAGGCGGTCGGCGACCGGGCCCACGTGGTGGCCGGCGTCGGCACCAACGACACGCACCACAGCGTCGAGCTGGCCCGGCAGGCCGCAGCCGCCGGCGCGCACGGCCTGCTGTCGGTGACGCCGTACTACAGCAAGCCCCCGCAGGAGGGTCTGTACCGGCACACGGTGCGGATCGCCGACGCCACCGAACTCCCTGTCATGCTGTACGACATCCCGGGCCGCAGCGGCGTCGCGCTGAGCCACGAGACGCTGGTCCGGCTGGGCGAGCACCCGCGGATCGTGGCCAACAAGGACGCCAAGGGCGACCTGGGTGCCGCGTCCTGGGCGATCGCCCGCTCCGGCCTCGCCTGGTACTCCGGCGACGACATCCTCAACCTGCCGCTGCTGTCGGTCGGGGCGGTGGGTGTGGTGAGCGTGGTCGGGCACGTGGTCGCCGGAGAGCTGCGGACCATGGTCGAGGCCCACCTGGCCGGCGATGTGGCCAAGGCCACGGCGGTCCACCAGCGCCTGCTGCCGGTGTTCACCGGTATCTTCCGCACCCAGGGTGTCATTCTCACCAAGGCCGCGCTGGACCTCCGGGGTCTGCCGGCCGGGCCGCTGCGGCTGCCCCTGATCGGCGCGACTCCGGAGGAGATCGCGCAACTGAAGAAGGATCTCGCCGACGGCGGGGTAGACCTGTAA
- the dapB gene encoding 4-hydroxy-tetrahydrodipicolinate reductase has product MTLRVAVIGARGRIGSEAVKAVEAAPDLELVATLGRGSELSELTGAGAQVVVELTHPDSVMGNLDHCLSHGIHVVTGTTGWTEERLATVRGQLAAAPELGLLIAPNFSIGAVLGMKFAQAAARYFESVEVVELHHDHKADAPSGTATRTAQLIAAARAEAGRAPQQDPTTHGLPGARGADVDGVPVHSVRLRGLLAHQQVMFGDDGETLTIRHDSLHHSSFMPGILLGVRKVVETPGLTLGLEHFLDL; this is encoded by the coding sequence ATGACGCTGCGAGTCGCTGTGATCGGCGCCCGGGGCCGGATCGGCTCGGAGGCCGTCAAGGCCGTCGAGGCCGCCCCGGACCTCGAACTGGTCGCCACCCTCGGCCGGGGTTCGGAGCTCTCCGAGCTGACCGGCGCCGGGGCGCAGGTGGTGGTCGAACTGACCCATCCCGACTCGGTGATGGGCAACCTCGACCACTGCCTGTCGCACGGCATCCACGTGGTCACCGGCACCACCGGCTGGACCGAGGAGCGCCTGGCCACCGTCCGGGGGCAGCTCGCCGCCGCGCCGGAGCTGGGCCTGCTGATCGCGCCGAACTTCTCCATCGGCGCCGTGCTCGGCATGAAGTTCGCGCAGGCCGCGGCCAGGTACTTCGAGTCGGTCGAGGTCGTCGAGCTGCACCACGACCACAAGGCGGACGCCCCCAGCGGCACCGCCACCCGCACCGCCCAGCTGATCGCCGCCGCCCGGGCCGAGGCCGGCCGGGCGCCGCAGCAGGACCCGACCACGCACGGTCTGCCCGGCGCCCGGGGCGCCGACGTCGACGGGGTGCCGGTGCACTCGGTGCGGCTGCGCGGTCTGCTCGCCCACCAGCAGGTGATGTTCGGCGACGACGGCGAGACCCTCACCATCCGGCACGACTCGCTGCACCACAGCAGCTTCATGCCGGGCATCCTGCTCGGTGTGCGCAAGGTCGTGGAGACGCCCGGGCTCACCCTGGGCCTCGAGCACTTCCTGGACCTGTGA
- the eccD gene encoding type VII secretion integral membrane protein EccD, producing the protein MTTPATTGFCRVTVVAPDSRIDVALPEDVPLADVYPEVLRLSGQTQPDGVPTGFHLVRRDGTVLDGGRSLAAQQVRDGDLLNLRPFAESLPPAVYDDVADAIATAGETDRRFWGPELMRAFGLVGAGVLLTLLGFALWFADLRHDMHGLPGVLSGVVAVVLTALAGVRARVYRDAWAGLALGLGALPHALIAGSGILAPTGGPLDGPGRLQFLTGCVTVLVVAVLLVGLLPEKDSLFVAAAFLAAAGALATFAAVLLPGTPAHHIAAVTGVAAVAVIGFLPGLSARFARLPVGYSAPGQTRARGRDHDEDAARAELVQYERIAHQARRGHEVLVGLVGGCAAVVVGSCAVLGFTDRTFPELLALVLGLAAMLRARLFRYSAQVLALTVAGLLGLSLLIVGLSLHTPQFVLRVGLGSTDADLRTVWLTASIAFGAAVLTAIALVVPRLGVSPFWGRVLDLVDSLTLMSLVPLVLAVLDVYRLVRGATG; encoded by the coding sequence ATGACGACGCCCGCGACCACCGGCTTCTGCCGGGTCACCGTCGTCGCGCCGGACAGCCGGATCGACGTCGCCCTGCCCGAGGACGTCCCGCTCGCGGACGTGTACCCCGAGGTACTGCGACTGTCCGGCCAGACCCAGCCCGACGGCGTTCCCACCGGCTTCCACCTGGTCCGCCGCGACGGCACCGTGCTCGACGGCGGACGCTCGCTCGCCGCCCAGCAGGTGCGCGACGGCGACCTGCTCAACCTGCGCCCGTTCGCCGAATCACTGCCGCCCGCCGTCTACGACGACGTCGCCGACGCGATCGCCACCGCCGGCGAGACCGACCGCCGGTTCTGGGGCCCCGAGCTGATGCGCGCCTTCGGCCTCGTCGGCGCCGGTGTGCTGCTCACCCTGCTCGGCTTCGCGCTCTGGTTCGCCGACCTGCGCCACGACATGCACGGCCTGCCCGGCGTGCTCTCCGGCGTCGTCGCGGTGGTGCTCACCGCCCTCGCCGGCGTCCGCGCCCGGGTCTACCGGGACGCCTGGGCCGGCCTCGCGCTCGGCCTCGGCGCCCTGCCGCACGCCCTGATCGCCGGCAGCGGCATCCTCGCGCCGACCGGCGGCCCGCTGGACGGCCCCGGCCGGCTCCAGTTCCTGACCGGCTGCGTCACCGTCCTGGTCGTCGCCGTCCTGCTGGTCGGCCTGCTCCCGGAGAAGGACTCCCTCTTCGTGGCCGCCGCCTTCCTGGCCGCGGCCGGCGCGCTCGCCACCTTCGCCGCCGTCCTGCTGCCGGGCACCCCGGCCCACCACATCGCCGCCGTCACCGGCGTCGCAGCCGTCGCCGTGATCGGCTTCCTGCCCGGCCTGTCCGCCCGCTTCGCCCGGCTGCCGGTCGGCTACAGCGCCCCCGGCCAGACCCGCGCCCGGGGCCGCGACCACGACGAGGACGCCGCCCGCGCCGAGCTGGTCCAGTACGAGCGGATCGCCCACCAGGCCCGCCGCGGCCACGAGGTGCTGGTCGGCCTGGTCGGCGGCTGCGCCGCGGTGGTCGTCGGTTCCTGCGCGGTGCTCGGCTTCACCGACCGGACCTTCCCCGAGCTGCTGGCCCTCGTCCTCGGACTGGCCGCCATGCTCCGGGCCCGGCTGTTCCGCTACAGCGCCCAGGTCCTCGCCCTCACCGTCGCCGGCCTGCTCGGCCTGTCCCTGCTGATCGTCGGACTCTCCCTGCACACCCCGCAGTTCGTGCTGCGGGTCGGCCTCGGCTCCACCGACGCCGATCTGCGCACCGTCTGGCTGACCGCCTCGATCGCCTTCGGCGCCGCCGTGCTCACCGCGATCGCCCTGGTGGTGCCGCGGCTCGGCGTCTCCCCCTTCTGGGGGCGCGTCCTGGACCTGGTCGACAGCCTCACCCTGATGTCGCTGGTCCCGCTGGTGCTGGCCGTGCTCGACGTCTACCGGCTGGTCCGCGGCGCCACCGGCTGA